A window of Streptomyces sp. NBC_01241 genomic DNA:
GTCGGCGCGTTCACCGGCTTGCCCACCTTCCGGCAGTCGACGGTCATCGCGACCTTGCCACCCGCAGGCACCAGGATCGGCGTGACGAAGTGGTAGTCGGAGTCGCGGAAGTTCTCCAGCGCGAGCCGGAGCACGGGCGTGTCCCGCCCGGTGGAGACCACGAGCGTGCCCGCGTCGCCCTGCGGGTTCTGGACCACGATGTCGGTCAGCTGGAAGGTGTGCCCGGTGGGCACCTGCAGGGCCGTCGAGGTGTTCGACCCACCGCCCACCGCGTCCCTGACCTGTACCTGCGCACTGGTCGGGGCAGCGGCCGCCGAGCCGTCGGAGGCGCCGTCGGACACGCCGGGGTTCGGCGAGGTATTCGGCTTCGGTGAGGCGCCGTTCGCGCCGGAGGAGTCGCCGCCGCCCGAATCCGTGCCGGCCGTGGGGTTGGGGCTCGGGGCGTTGCTCTTGTCGGCCGCGGCGGCGGACCGTACCGCTTCCGGCGTGATCGCCTCCCGGGCCGCCGACTTCACGGCCGGTCGCAGCAGCGCGTACCAGAGCCCGACCAGCGCGATCAGCAGCACAGCCGCGGTGATGAGGGCCCGGGGGAGCCAGCGCGGCAGGATCGGCTCCTGCTGGTACGAACCGTCCAGGACCACCGGCGCGACCGGGTCCTGCCCCTCCGCCATATCCGGAGTAGCGATGACCTGGAAGGGATGCGTGACCGGCGTGCCGCGCCACACGCGCTTCGCCGGCCGGATCCGCAGCTTCCCGAACTCCGCCCGGCCGGGCGCGATCTGCAGCGTGTCCGACGCGAACGTCACCCGGGCCCGCTCCGTGCCCGACTGGGCTCCCAGCCGCACGGTCGCTGGGGTATTTCCCCGGTTGTCCAAGGCGAGTTGGTGCCGGCCTCGCCACGCGCCGTGCGAGCTGCGCGGTACCAGCTCGGCGGTCGTCTCGGTGAACGGCAGTACCGTCACCCGTCCTTCGGGCACCACCGTGTCGCCCTGCTCGCTGGTGGGCACCACCCGGATCCCGAAGGGCGTCTCCCCGGCGAGTACGGTCGAGTCGCGGGGTGGACGCAGGACGAGAGAAACGGCCTGGGTGTCGCCCGGATACAGCGACAGGCTCGCCGGCTCCACCGTCGACCAGGCGGCACAGGCGCCGACCACCTCGAAGCGGTATTCCTCGACGGTGCTGCCGGAGTTGAGGATCCGCAGGGGGAGGGCCGTCTCCTCGCCCGGTGCGGCAGTGACGGACGAATCGTCGAGGCTTGCCGTGAGACTCATAGGGCGCACCGTAGGGTCGGCGCCGAACGCCGACACCGACCGTGAAGGAATACTTCCGGGCAGATTCTGTGCCCGGATCGGCTTTTTTGTTTCCCTGTAGGTATACGCGGGAATCGTTTGACCGCCTCAAGACGAATGAGGCACACAAGAACAGCCGTGATGGTTGTGCTCAGTGTGATGCCATCGGCTGTTTCCCAGGGGGAGCATTGCCATGGAGCGCACCACTGTCGCATTACGGGCCCAGGACCCGATCTCCCAGGCGGGTGTGGCGAGTCAGTTACGAGCCCGGCCGGAGGTCAGTGTTACGGACTGGGACGAGGGCGACTCCTCACCCCAGATCGTGGTCGTCGTCGTGGACGCGGTCGATGACGAGGTGCTGACGATGCTGCGCCACATCCAGCGCACCAGCACCTCACGCACCGTCCTCGTCACCACGGACATCGACGAGCAGAAGCTGGTGAGCGCCGCGGAGTGCGGTGTCGCCGGTGTGGTCAGGCGTTCCGAGTCGACCCCGGAGCATCTGGTCCAGGTCATAAGGACGGTGGCGCGGGGCGAAGGCCATCTCCCGTCCGACCTGCTGGGCAGGCTGCTGGAGGAGGTCGGACGCCTCCAGAATCAGGTGCTCGGTCCGCGCGGACTGCACTTCACCGGTCTCGCGGCGCGCGAGGTGGATGTGCTGCGCCTGGTCGCGGAGGGGTACGACACCGCCGACATCGCGACGAAGCTGGCCTATTCCGAGCGCACGATCAAGAACGTGCTGCATTCGGTGATGACCCGGCTGCAACTGCGGAACCGGTCGCACGCGGTGGCGTACGCGATGCGGCAAGGGCTGATCTGAGCCGACCGGCGCGCGGATAGCCGGCAGCTCCGGCGGATCTCCCCGCTGCCCTTTCGGGCAGCGGAGCCTACCCGAGGGTGTGACTCCCGCACCGATGTGTGACCGCCGCCGGTGCGGGACCCTGACGTCCGGTGTGCCGATCGGGCGAGGGTGGGGGAGGACTTCCGTGCGCTGGTTCCAGCCGCTTCGGCGGGTGCCGCGGTCGCGGCGGGACGGATCGACCCGGGCCCGGCCGTCCACCTCGCGCCGCGCTCTCACCACGCTCCGGATCCCGGCCCTCGCGCTGCTTCTCGTGGTCACCGGCATCGCGCCCGGTTCGGCCGTCACCTCCGGTACGCCGGCGCTCGCGGTACCCGAACCCTGGGTCACGCCGGCCGAGTTCACCGACGCTGTCGACCCGGGCGGCTCCACGGGCGTGGACAAGCAGGTGCGTACGCCGGCGATTCCGCCGAGGCCGGATGTGATCCTGCTGGTGGACGGCACGGGCAGCATGGATGTCCCGATCCAGCGGGTGAAGGAGCGGATCCCCGAGATCACCAAGGCGATCCGCGACGAGCAGGCGGACTCGCGTTTCGCCGTGGCCACCTTCGGCGACCAGCAGGTGGATCCCGACGCGGGCTTCAAGGTGCTGCAAGGACTGACCTACGACCTGAACGAGGTGCAGACGGGCGTCAACCAGCTCGACTCCGACATGGGCAGCTACAGCATCGGCCCGCCCGAGGACTGGATCTATGCCCTGTGGAAGCTGGCCAACGGTGGTGACGGAAAGACTGTGTTCCGCTCCGACTCCAGCCCCGTCATCGTGTTGGTCGGTGACGCGTCCAGCCACGACCCCAGCAACTACAAATATTCTTTCAGCGACGCCGAGTTCGCCCTTCAGGACGCGGGGGTGCGGCTGATCGCGGTCGGTCTGACCAGTGACAGGGGGGACGGCCTCAACGGTGATGGACGGACGCCCGAGTACCCCAAGGACGAAAAACACGATCCGGACCAGGCCCTGCGACTGGCGGACGCCACCAACGGCCGGATGATCGAAGGCATCGAGGGCGATGACGTCGTGGACGCCATCATCGAGGGATTCAGCAACCTCCCCACCCATGTGAGTTACCGCCTGGACAACTGCGATCCGCATCTGTCCGTCAGCCTCGACCCACCCACCCGTCAGCTCACCAGCGGGGACACGGCACACTTCGCCGAGAACATCGACGTCTCCGCGGACGCGCCCCAGGGCACCCGGCTGCACTGCACCGTCCAGTTCCTGATGGGCACCCAGATCCCGGGCACGGACACGATCGGACCGGCCGCCGCAGCCGACCCGGAGTTCCAGGAACAGATCAACATCGACGTGAACGACATCGACGCGCCCGTCGTCACCGTGGACGATCTGACCGTCCGGGCCAAGGACAAGAAGGGCGCACGCGTGATGTACGACGCCACCGCCCAGGACGCCACCGACGGCACGCTTCCGGTGACGTGCACCCCTGCCTCCGGTTCGCTCTTCCCGGTCGGCCGCACCACGGTGACCTGCTCGGCGACCGACTCGGCGGGCAACACGGGGACGGACACGGCGGAGATCGAGGTCCTGGAGGCCCCCGTCCCGCCCTCGGCGGATGTGGCGATGAAGGTCGACGTCAGCCCGGACCGTACGTACACCGGCCGCCCCGCCCGTGCGCGATTCACCCTCACCAACGCCGGCCCGGACCCGGCGACAGGCGTGGTCATCGGCTCCGCCTGGCCGAAACCGTCCAAGGGAACGGACCGCAGCCTGCCCGCCCTGACCCGTTGCACAGCGGCGAAACCGTGCACCATTCCGGCCGGCGGCCGCATCGAGGTGACCGAGACCGCGACGTACCGTGCGGCAATCACCGGGAACGTACGGGCCACCGTGCGTGGCACGCTGCCGGACCGCCGGAAGGCCAACAACCAGGACAGCGACCGGCTGCGCGTCCTGAAGCCCTCGCTGACCGTCACGCCGCAGGTCGCCAAGCCGGGCCAGCCGGTGCTGGCCCGCGGCAAGGACTACCCGCCGGGCGCGACCGTACGTTTCACGTGGAACATCGGCATCAGTCCCGCGGGAGCGGTCGCCACGGTGGGCCGCGACGGCACCTTCGAGGTGCAGGTCCTGGTCCTGCGCAAGGACAAGCTCGGTCCGCGCAAGCTGCGGGCGGACTCGTACGACCTCGACCGGCTGCAGAAACCGGTCCTGGTGGTGCAGCGGAATCTCCAGCCACCGGACTTCGCGGGCCGCGCATGAGTGCCGATGACCGCACGGGAGTGACCGGGTGATCCACGAGGTCGACGACGTACTACGGGCGCTGATCAGGGCGGAGGTACTCGAAGGCGGCCAGATCGCGGTGGTCTTCGACGCCCCGACCCGGGAATGGGCGGCGAAGGTCAACGCGCCCATGGTCAACCTGTATCTCTACGACATCCGCGAGGACATGCGCAGGCGCGAGCGGGGTCTGCACAACGACTACGACGAGCGGGGCACGATCATCGCGCGCCGCCGCCCGCCCCGCTTCTTCAAGCTGTCGTACTTGATCACGGCATGGACGAAGCGCCCGGAGGACGAGCACCGGCTGCTCTCGTCGCTGCTCGGCTGCCTGCTGCGTTACGAGGCGCTGCCCCCCGAGCGGCTGTCGGGCACCCTGGCCGAGATCGGGGCGGCCGTACCGATGTCGATCGCGCTGCCGCCGCCGGAGGACCGCTCGTTCGCCGACGTGTGGAGCGCGCTGGGCGGAGAGCTGAAACCCTCGCTCGACCTGGTGATCAGCGTGCCGGTGACGGCGTCGCCGAGCTATGCGGTCGGTCCGCCGGTGGGGGACGAGGGGCTGCAGACCCGGTTCGGGGACGTGCCCGAGGGGGCCGAGTCCGTATCGGAAGAGATACCGGGCCGCGGGGGCCTCCCGGTGTACGGAGGCCGTCCGGGACGGCCGGGCAGGGACGCCGCCTCACGTGCCCCCGATGCGGAACGACGACGCGGCCTGTCCCTCCGCATCACGGAGACCCGGAAGGCCCGTACGGAGGAAGGCGCCGAATGACCACCGCGGGTGATCCGAACCTGCGCCATCTCCTCGCCCGTGCGGTAGCGGTGGAGCAGCGCATCCGACGAGCGGTCGAGGCCCGGCAGCTCACGGACCCGGACCCGGACGACGCCTTCCGCGGCCTCTATCTCACGGACGAGAACATCGCCCGACTCCTGGACGAGAACGAGGCCCGCGCCTTCCCGTACCCCGTACCGGACGCCACTGCGAACCACGTTCCGGGATCCGCTCCGGACCACGTACCGGGCTCCGCTCCGGGATGCGGCGAAGAGGCGGCGCAACAGTCCGGACTCACCTCCCTGGCCGACGAGTTCGGCCTCACCACTCTCGACATCGAGATCCTCCTCATCACGCTCGTACCGGATCTCGACGACCGCTTCGAGGCCTTCTACGGCTACCTGAACGACGACGTCACCCGCCGCCGTCCGTCCATCGGCCTGGCGCTGGGCCTGTGCGGACTGTCCCCCGCCGACCAGGTGGCGCGCGGCCGGCTGTCGGCCCGCGCCCCGCTCCGCGAAGGCCGTCTCCTCCTGGTCGAGGACCTGGACCGCCCGTTCCTGAGCCGTGCGCTCCGCGTCCCCGACCGGGTCACCGCGCACCTCCTGGGCGACGACACCCCCGACCCGCGCCTGGCGGATCTCCTCGCCCCCTGGCACGCCGTACCGGGCGTCGGCGACCCGGCCCCGCTCGCCGCGGCCCTCGCCCGGGGCACCCCGCTCGCCTACCTCCGGGAGGACCAGGGCGGCGCGGGCACGGCCCTCGCGGCCTCCGTGCTGACCCACGCGGGCCACCGGGTCCTGGGCCTGGACCTGGCGCGACTGGCCGAGGACCCGGCCCCCGCCGAGGCCGTCCGCTCGCTGGTCCGCGAGGCCCGGCTGACCGGCGCCGGCCTGGTCTGCGCACCGATCGACGCGGTCTGCCGCGAACACCCGGAGCTCCTCCGGCTCCTCACCGCCACCCCGGTCCCCACGGTCCTGGTGGGCCGGGCCCCCTGGGACGCGGCCTGGTCCGCCGCCCCGCCGCTCCTCCTGCACGCCCCCCGGGTGGAACCCTCGACCCGGGCCGCCCTGTGGACCGACGCGTACGACGCCCCCGTCCCCGAAACCATCGACGTGGACCGCCTGCTCTCGCCGTTCCTCCTCACCCCGGAACAGATCACCCGCGCCGCCCGGGCCGCCGCCCAGACCACGCACCTGGACGGCGGCATCCTCACCCCCGACCACGTCCGCCAGGGCGCCCGCGCCCAGAACGCGGCAGGACTGGACCGCCTGGCCCGCCGTATCGAACCCACCGTCACCTGGAACGATCTGGTCCTCCCGCCGGACACCCACGCCCAGCTCCGCGAACTGACCGCCCGCGCGCGCCATCGCGACCGGGTCCTGGGGGAGTGGGGCATGCGCCCCGGCGGCGGCCGGGGCCGGGGCGTCTCCGCCCTGTTCGCGGGCGATTCCGGCACCGGAAAGACGATGTCCGCCGAGGTCATAGCCGCGGACCTGGGCCTGGACCTCTACACGGTCGATCTGGCGACGGTGATCGACAAGTACGTGGGCGAGACGGAGAAGAACCTGGAACGGATCTTCTCCGAAGCGGCGGGCGTGAACGGAGTCCTCCTCTTCGACGAGGCGGACGCGATCTTCGGCAAACGCTCGGACGTGAAGGACGCCCACGACCGTTACGCGAACGTCGAGAGTGCGTACCTCCTCCAGCGCATGGAGTCCTTCGACGGCCTGGCCATCCTCGCCACCAACCTCCGGGCCAACCTGGACGACGCCTTCACCCGCCGCCTGGACCTGGTCATCGACTTCCCGGTCCCGGACCCCGAACAGCGCCTCGTCCTCTGGGAGCGCTGCCTGGGCCCCGCGCTCCCCCGGGACAAGGACCTGGACCTCGCGTTCTGCGCGGAGAACTTCGAGCTGGCGGGCGGCAACATCCGCTCGATCGCGGTGACGTCCGCATACCTGGCGGCGGACACGGGCGAGCCGGTGACGATGCCGACGCTGATCCACGCGATCCAGCGCGAGTACCAGAAGCTGGGCCGGCTGACGCTGGCGTCGGAGTTCGGGCCGTATCTGGGGCTGCTGACGTAACGACGCGGGCCTGACACCGCGGGCTCTCGCACGTCCCCTTGCGCGGGATGCGCGTTGCCGCCACCGTGGTCGGGGTCGGGCCGGTGACCGACCGGTCCGCTCCGCACGGTGACGGGAGCCGGTGTGACCGCATTGCCTGTTCTGCCTCACGGAGTTCTGCCCCGTGAACTGCACGGCGACGGCCCGCACAAGGTGATCGCGGTGCACGGCTGGCTCGCCGACCGCTCCGCGTACGCCCCCGTGCTGCCGGATCTCGACCTCGGTTCGTTCCAGTACGCGGTGGTGGACCTGCGGGGATACGGCGAGGCCCGGGACGTGGACGGCTCGTACACCACGGCCGAGGGGGCCGCGGACGTGCTCGCGCTGGCCGACCGGCTCGGCTGGGAGCGTTTTTCGCTGATCGGTCACTCCATGGGCGGCTCCGTTATTCAGCGGACGTTGGCCGCCGCGCCGGAACGGGTGCGCAGAATCGTCGGGGTCTCACCCGCCCCCGCGTCCGGCCCGCCGCTCCCGCCCGAGCAGTGGGAACTGTTCTCCGCGGCGGCGCACACCCCACAGAACCGCCGGACCATCCTCGACACCACCACCACCGGCGGCCGGCGCCCGGCGGCCTGGCTGGACCGCATGGTGCGCCGCTCGCTCGAACGCAGCGACGCCAAGGCGTTCCGGGCCTGGCTGGACTCCTGGGCGGGCGAGGACTTCCACGACCGGATCGACGGTTCGCCCGTGCCGGCCCTGGCCGTCGTGGGCGCGCTGGACCCGGCGCTGTCGGCCGAGTTGCAGCGCGCCACCTGGCTGCGCTGGTTCCCGCGGGCCGAACTGGTGGAGCTGCCGTCGTGCGGCCACTACGCGATGGACGAGGCCCCGCTCGACCTGATCCGCGTGATGGAGGACTTCCTACGGGCGGACGCGGAGGACGTCGAGGGCGCGGAGGCATGAGCGATCCCGCCCCCGAAATGCCCGTACCGGACGTCTTCGACCCCAGGCAGTACGGGCGGGGCATCCCCCACGACCGCTACCGCCAGCTGCGCGACCACCACCCGGTGGCGTGGCAGGAGGAGCCGGAGGTCCTCGGCTGGCCGGCGGGCCCCGGCTTCTGGGCGGTCACCCGGCACGCGGACGCGGTCCGGGTCCTGAAGGACTCCTCGACGTACTCCTCATACCTGGGCGCCACCCAGATCCGCGACCCCGACGCCGCCGACCTGCCGTTCATCCGCCGCATGATGCTCAACCAGGACCCACCGCACCACCGACGACTGCGCACGCTCGTCAGCCGCGCGTTCACCCCGAAGCGCGTCGACCACTTCGAGACCGTCGTCCGTGAACGCGCCCGCTCCCTGCTCACCCGGGCGGTCACCGAGGCGCGGGCCGGCGATGGCAGCTGCGACCTCGTCACCCAGGTCACCGACGACTACGCCCTGCTCAACCTCACCGACCTGCTGGGCGT
This region includes:
- a CDS encoding COG1470 family protein; amino-acid sequence: MSLTASLDDSSVTAAPGEETALPLRILNSGSTVEEYRFEVVGACAAWSTVEPASLSLYPGDTQAVSLVLRPPRDSTVLAGETPFGIRVVPTSEQGDTVVPEGRVTVLPFTETTAELVPRSSHGAWRGRHQLALDNRGNTPATVRLGAQSGTERARVTFASDTLQIAPGRAEFGKLRIRPAKRVWRGTPVTHPFQVIATPDMAEGQDPVAPVVLDGSYQQEPILPRWLPRALITAAVLLIALVGLWYALLRPAVKSAAREAITPEAVRSAAAADKSNAPSPNPTAGTDSGGGDSSGANGASPKPNTSPNPGVSDGASDGSAAAAPTSAQVQVRDAVGGGSNTSTALQVPTGHTFQLTDIVVQNPQGDAGTLVVSTGRDTPVLRLALENFRDSDYHFVTPILVPAGGKVAMTVDCRKVGKPVNAPTPSRCAESLFLGGTMRTDTAG
- a CDS encoding helix-turn-helix transcriptional regulator, which codes for MERTTVALRAQDPISQAGVASQLRARPEVSVTDWDEGDSSPQIVVVVVDAVDDEVLTMLRHIQRTSTSRTVLVTTDIDEQKLVSAAECGVAGVVRRSESTPEHLVQVIRTVARGEGHLPSDLLGRLLEEVGRLQNQVLGPRGLHFTGLAAREVDVLRLVAEGYDTADIATKLAYSERTIKNVLHSVMTRLQLRNRSHAVAYAMRQGLI
- a CDS encoding HYR domain-containing protein → MRWFQPLRRVPRSRRDGSTRARPSTSRRALTTLRIPALALLLVVTGIAPGSAVTSGTPALAVPEPWVTPAEFTDAVDPGGSTGVDKQVRTPAIPPRPDVILLVDGTGSMDVPIQRVKERIPEITKAIRDEQADSRFAVATFGDQQVDPDAGFKVLQGLTYDLNEVQTGVNQLDSDMGSYSIGPPEDWIYALWKLANGGDGKTVFRSDSSPVIVLVGDASSHDPSNYKYSFSDAEFALQDAGVRLIAVGLTSDRGDGLNGDGRTPEYPKDEKHDPDQALRLADATNGRMIEGIEGDDVVDAIIEGFSNLPTHVSYRLDNCDPHLSVSLDPPTRQLTSGDTAHFAENIDVSADAPQGTRLHCTVQFLMGTQIPGTDTIGPAAAADPEFQEQINIDVNDIDAPVVTVDDLTVRAKDKKGARVMYDATAQDATDGTLPVTCTPASGSLFPVGRTTVTCSATDSAGNTGTDTAEIEVLEAPVPPSADVAMKVDVSPDRTYTGRPARARFTLTNAGPDPATGVVIGSAWPKPSKGTDRSLPALTRCTAAKPCTIPAGGRIEVTETATYRAAITGNVRATVRGTLPDRRKANNQDSDRLRVLKPSLTVTPQVAKPGQPVLARGKDYPPGATVRFTWNIGISPAGAVATVGRDGTFEVQVLVLRKDKLGPRKLRADSYDLDRLQKPVLVVQRNLQPPDFAGRA
- a CDS encoding DUF4255 domain-containing protein — translated: MIHEVDDVLRALIRAEVLEGGQIAVVFDAPTREWAAKVNAPMVNLYLYDIREDMRRRERGLHNDYDERGTIIARRRPPRFFKLSYLITAWTKRPEDEHRLLSSLLGCLLRYEALPPERLSGTLAEIGAAVPMSIALPPPEDRSFADVWSALGGELKPSLDLVISVPVTASPSYAVGPPVGDEGLQTRFGDVPEGAESVSEEIPGRGGLPVYGGRPGRPGRDAASRAPDAERRRGLSLRITETRKARTEEGAE
- a CDS encoding ATP-binding protein, giving the protein MTTAGDPNLRHLLARAVAVEQRIRRAVEARQLTDPDPDDAFRGLYLTDENIARLLDENEARAFPYPVPDATANHVPGSAPDHVPGSAPGCGEEAAQQSGLTSLADEFGLTTLDIEILLITLVPDLDDRFEAFYGYLNDDVTRRRPSIGLALGLCGLSPADQVARGRLSARAPLREGRLLLVEDLDRPFLSRALRVPDRVTAHLLGDDTPDPRLADLLAPWHAVPGVGDPAPLAAALARGTPLAYLREDQGGAGTALAASVLTHAGHRVLGLDLARLAEDPAPAEAVRSLVREARLTGAGLVCAPIDAVCREHPELLRLLTATPVPTVLVGRAPWDAAWSAAPPLLLHAPRVEPSTRAALWTDAYDAPVPETIDVDRLLSPFLLTPEQITRAARAAAQTTHLDGGILTPDHVRQGARAQNAAGLDRLARRIEPTVTWNDLVLPPDTHAQLRELTARARHRDRVLGEWGMRPGGGRGRGVSALFAGDSGTGKTMSAEVIAADLGLDLYTVDLATVIDKYVGETEKNLERIFSEAAGVNGVLLFDEADAIFGKRSDVKDAHDRYANVESAYLLQRMESFDGLAILATNLRANLDDAFTRRLDLVIDFPVPDPEQRLVLWERCLGPALPRDKDLDLAFCAENFELAGGNIRSIAVTSAYLAADTGEPVTMPTLIHAIQREYQKLGRLTLASEFGPYLGLLT
- a CDS encoding alpha/beta fold hydrolase yields the protein MPVLPHGVLPRELHGDGPHKVIAVHGWLADRSAYAPVLPDLDLGSFQYAVVDLRGYGEARDVDGSYTTAEGAADVLALADRLGWERFSLIGHSMGGSVIQRTLAAAPERVRRIVGVSPAPASGPPLPPEQWELFSAAAHTPQNRRTILDTTTTGGRRPAAWLDRMVRRSLERSDAKAFRAWLDSWAGEDFHDRIDGSPVPALAVVGALDPALSAELQRATWLRWFPRAELVELPSCGHYAMDEAPLDLIRVMEDFLRADAEDVEGAEA